One genomic segment of Tachyglossus aculeatus isolate mTacAcu1 chromosome 17, mTacAcu1.pri, whole genome shotgun sequence includes these proteins:
- the CHCHD2 gene encoding coiled-coil-helix-coiled-coil-helix domain-containing protein 2, whose translation MIWSGYSSSPSGSCRDDLATPARPLAAAEMVWLLTLAPCRPPRWSGYSSSPSGGRRDDLATPARPLAAAEMAASDWPRAAAAVPSAWLPAMDWPLIGQWGSRSVSVSLPSSLVATAAAAISPPRCRVGAEAALPGCPPPASRAPPMRAVARPAPAAQPPAPAPQAAVAAPAAPRQPGLMAQMATTAAGVAVGSAVGHTLGHALTGGFGGSGGAEPAKPDITYQEPQGTQPPAYQAAQQQTQFSPCHYEMKQFLECAQNQGDLKLCEGFSEVLKQCRFANGLA comes from the exons ATGATCTGGTCTGGCTACTCCAGCTCGCCCTCTGGCAGTTGCCGAGATGATCTGGCTACTCCAgctcgccccctggcggccgccgaGATGGTCTGGCTACTCACGctcgccccctgccggccgccgagATGGTCTGGCTACTCCAGCTCGCCCTCTGGCGGCCGCCGAGATGATCTGGCTACTCCAGCTCGCCCTCTGGCGGCCGCCGAGATG GCGGCCTCCGATTGgccccgggcggcggcggcggtgcctTCCGCTTGGCTCCCGGCGATGGACTGGCCGCTGATTGgccagtgggg ATCCCGGTCTGTATCTGTTTCGCTGCCGTCGTCCTTggtcgccaccgccgccgccgccatcagcCCGCCGCGATGCCGCGTGGGAGCCGAAGCCGCACTTCCCGGGTGCCCCCCCCCGGCCAG CCGCGCCCCGCCGATGAGAGCCGTCGCCCGGCCCGCACCCGccgcccagcccccggcccccgccccgcagGCCGCCGTGGCCGCGCCCGCCGCCCCTCGTCAGCCCGGCCTCATGGCCCAGATGGCCACCACGGCGGCCGGCGTGGCCGTGGGCTCGGCCGTGGGCCACACCCTGGGCCATGCCCTCACCGGAGGCTTCGGCGGCAGCGGCGGAGCCGAGCCCGCCAAGCCCGACATCACTTACCAG GAGCCCCAGGGCACACAACCACCAGCCTACCAGGCGGCACAGCAGCAGACCCAGTTCAGCCCCTGCCACTATGAGATGAAGCAGTTCCTGGAATGCGCCCAGAACCAGGGGGACCTCAAGCTGTGTGAAGGCTTCAGCGAGGTGCTTAAGCAGTGCCGGTTTGCAAACG GTTTGGCCTAA